From Actinosynnema mirum DSM 43827, a single genomic window includes:
- a CDS encoding rhamnogalacturonan acetylesterase has protein sequence MAPKPPLWHRTTPRRRAPAIVLGVVAALSAGALTGPAASAVAPVTIYVAGDSTASTYVTSLSPRAGWGQALPVFLNSGAVAANIAKSGASSKSFVDLGRLDHVLARIKPGDYLLISFGHNDSKVEDPARYTEPSTTYKSYLSQYVDKSRAKGAKPVLITPVERRRFTSAGVAAPSHGAYPAAMRELAAAKGVPLIDLTTSSTALWNRAGVEGTKKHFLHLAAGQSPNYPTGIEDNTHFQGAGAIEVARLVATALNGQGIVPSGSFRQLTATVPPSAITWPTTPPY, from the coding sequence ATGGCACCGAAACCCCCGCTCTGGCACCGGACCACCCCGCGCCGCCGCGCGCCCGCCATCGTCCTCGGCGTCGTCGCGGCCCTGTCGGCGGGCGCGCTGACCGGCCCGGCGGCCTCGGCGGTCGCCCCCGTCACGATCTACGTGGCGGGCGACTCCACCGCCTCCACCTACGTCACCTCCCTGTCCCCCAGGGCGGGCTGGGGGCAGGCGCTGCCGGTGTTCCTGAACTCCGGCGCGGTCGCGGCGAACATCGCGAAGTCCGGCGCCAGCTCCAAGAGCTTCGTCGACCTCGGCAGGCTCGACCACGTCCTGGCCCGGATCAAGCCCGGCGACTACCTGCTGATCTCCTTCGGGCACAACGACTCCAAGGTCGAGGACCCCGCCCGCTACACCGAGCCGTCCACGACGTACAAGTCGTACCTGTCGCAGTACGTCGACAAGAGCCGCGCCAAGGGCGCCAAGCCCGTCCTGATCACCCCGGTGGAGCGCCGCCGCTTCACCAGCGCGGGCGTCGCCGCGCCCTCGCACGGCGCATACCCGGCCGCGATGCGCGAACTCGCCGCCGCCAAAGGGGTTCCGCTAATCGACCTGACCACCTCCAGCACGGCGCTGTGGAACCGCGCGGGCGTGGAGGGCACGAAGAAGCACTTCCTGCACCTGGCCGCGGGCCAGTCCCCGAACTACCCCACCGGGATCGAGGACAACACGCACTTCCAGGGCGCGGGCGCGATCGAGGTCGCCCGGCTCGTCGCGACCGCGTTGAACGGTCAGGGGATCGTGCCGTCCGGGAGCTTCCGGCAGCTCACCGCGACCGTCCCGCCCAGCGCGATCACCTGGCCCACCACGCCGCCCTACTGA